The Prochlorococcus marinus str. MIT 1214 sequence ACAAGAGCTGGGAAGATGGGAAGAAGCTGAAGCAAGCTATAGACAAGCAATAGCATTGAAGCCTGACTTCCCCGTAGCCATAAGCAATTTGGGTGTCACTTTAAAAGAGTTAGGCAGATTGGAAGAAGCTGAAATAACCTTTAAGCATGCATTAGCGTTAAACCCTAACTTTGTCGACGCCCAAGGCAACTTAGGAAATACGCTAAAAGAATTGGGGAGATTCGAAGAAGCTGAAGCAAGCTATAGACAAGCAATAGCATTGAAGCCTGACTTTGCTACCGCCCACTTCAACTTGGCGAACACGCTACAAGAACTGGGCAAATGGGAAAAAGCTAAATCAAGCTATAAGCAATCAATAGCGTTAAAGCCTGACTATGCTACCGCCCACTTCAACTTAGCGAACACGCTAAAAAACCTGGGTAACCTGGAAGAAGCTGAAGCAAGCTATAGACAAGCAATAGCATTGAAGCCTGACTTTGCTACCGCCCACTTCAACTTGGCGAACATGCTACAAGAATTGGGCAGATTGGAAGAAGCTGAAGCAAGCTATAACCAAGCAATAGCGTTTAAGCCTGACTATGCCGAAGCCCAAGGCAACTTAGCAATCTTGTTTGAAGACCTAGGCAAATTCGAAGAATCTGTTGCAATGGAACAGCAAGCTTTTACTAACCGTACTGGTATCCGACCAGTAGGAGACGTTGCACTTGCTCCCGCTACTACTGGTATATTTTTCGAAATAACCAATAGGTGTAATTTCCACTGTACATTTTGCCCATCGGACTCTCAAAAGCGCCATCTTGGCTCTATGGAATTAGAACTTGTCAAACAACTCTATGAAGAGAATGCTGAAAAAAAATTTGCTGAATATGTTCATCTCCATTTAATGGGTGAGCCAACCTTACATCCTGACTTAATTAAGATTTTAAGGTTTGGATCATCCAAAAAAGTTAAAACTAATTTAACAACTAATATCAGCACACTTAGCACTAAAAATGTTAGTAAAATATTAGACGAGCTCTATGGTTCCCTATGTGCAAGTCATATGACTCCCACAAAAGAGACATATTATCTTCGAGGTAAAGTTGGTATTTCTTGGGATCAATATATCAATAATCTACGTTCATTAGTTCGTGAATACATGAAACGTTTATCGACAGGTAGTGCAATTAAAAATAATATCGTAATCCGGGTGATGGTGACACAGAATACGTCATCAAATGTAAGTTTGATAAAAACCTCAAAAGAGGCTAGCGCTATCCTGAAAGAATGGAATGATTTTGTCGCTGAAGTTGAGCATCAGCTGGGAATGGCTCAATTTAAGCGCAAGGATCATAATGACAATGATCTGGTACGAGGAAATCAACATCAGTCTACCTTTTACTCCTTGCAGAGAGGGATTCAATTGGAGTTCAGACGAGCTCATACATTTGCCAATACAAGAGCAAATGATGACTTGGAGTTTAAAGCAACAAAGGAAACATACTGTTCGAATCCGTTCAAGGAAGTTGGCGTTCTGTGGAATGGGGACGTAACATTATGCTCTCTTGATCATGATGGTCAATTAAAGGTAGGCAATGTTCGAGACTCGTCGATAGAAACTGTTATCCAGAGTGAGGCGGCACAAAAATTGCGTGCCAGCATGCTGGGGGATGCCCCCCTTCCATCTATCTGTCAAACGTGCCAGGAAAGAGCTTGTAAAACTAATAATCCTTAATTAGAATTTGTACTAAATTATTTACTATTTTAGAGTAGTTATTAGATTTATTTCTAAATAACACAATACCTTATTATGTCATAGTCATAATATGAGCACATCATTGCTATCTTTATGTCCAAAATGTGAAACAAAGATCAGATGCATATGAAAAAATAATTTTCTCAATATTGCATTATTTCAGATATTCTTTAATATTACTTATATCATATTTTTAATTAAAGGTTTTATCCGTCATCCCATATCTTTAAATAGATTTAGCAATGATAATATAATTAATTATTGCCTTAACGAAAGCGTGGAAAAAGCGAGTAAGGAAGAAAAAATCAATATCGACGTATCTGAAGTGAAGCTATTTTCAGTTCCGTTTTCTTTAGTTGAAGTTAAAAAGGATATCTCTATCTCTACCAATAGTTCAATTAAACCTTCAGAAAAAGAATTGATTGATCAAGCATTTAAGTATCATTCAAAAGGTAATATTTCAGAAGCAGCGAAATACTATCAAGATTTTATTAATCAAGGTTTTAAGGACCATAACGTTTTTTCTAACTATGCATCAATCTTAAAAAGTCTTGGGAAGTTCAAAGAAGCTGAAATATCAATCCGCAAAGCAATAGAACTAAAACCTGATTTTGCGAATGCTCACTCAAATCTGGGAAACATATTGAGTGAGCTTGGGAAATTCAAAGAAGCTGAAATATCTCAGCGTAAAGCAATTGGATTAAAACCTGATTTAGTAAACGCTCATTTTAATCTTGGCAATATATTGAGTCAACTTGGAAACTCAAAAGAAGCTCAAATATCAATTCAAAATGCGATTGAACTTAAACCAAACTTCGCCGAGGCGCATTACAATCTTGGCAATATATTGTGCGATCTAGGCAGATTTAAAGAAGCTGAAATGTCCACTCGAAAAGCAATTGAGTTAAAACCAGATATGGCAGAGGCACATTACAATCTTGGAAATATATTGACTGAGTTTGGGAAATTCAAAGAAGCTGAAATATCAATTAGAAAAGCGATTGAACTCAAACCTAACCTGGCGGATGCTTATACCACTTTGGCTGAGATATTTAGGCGACTTGGTAGAAGTAAAGAGGCGATAGATTGCTCAGAAAAAACCTTAGAGATTAGGCCTTGGTCAATTAAAGGTTTATATGGATTAGATCATACATGTGAAATTAAACCTATTTCATAATTAATTGCTCTACAAATCGTTCGAGAAGAAACGTTATCAATTAATTTTAATTGATCAAGTATTTCCTTACGTCTCGAAGAATTTAACTTAACTATATCTAAGAATAGATCTGGCTCAATAGTTTTAATATTTATAATATCTAGTAAATGTGAAAAATAATTTTTTATAAATGAAGGTCTATTAATATGTGCAATTGGAAGACCATCAATAATCACTTGATTATCAGTAGCTTGAAATTTAACTTTATCGTTTATCAACTCCAATCCTTTACAAATAAATTCAATTCCTGTATCTTTCAATTTTATATTAAACGGTAAAGAAAATACCATTGACTCCTCACAAAAAAAACCAAAATCAAAAACCCTTGTTAATGAACTTTGATATCCATAATTATGAGTCAATTCAAATTCTCTAGGATTATAATTTGGAGTACTAAGTCCATTAATTGTTCTAACGAAAGGCAAAGCATTTACTTCATGATTTACTAGCTCAAAAAGAGGGGCTATTGATGCAGTATGGTTAAAGCCAATTTTTCTAAAATTCAAGAATTGTCTTTTAATAATTTCATTCCAGCTTCCCCTATGTCTTTCTTCTATATCATATAAAGTATATTTTTTAATTAACTTCTTTATCTCAGAAGGGAACATATTTAATCCTTTTTCAAATAATTCAGTAGTTTCTTTACCTCCACCTCCCCAAGAAAAATTATCTTGATAATAATTAAAAAATTTTCTATATTCTGCGCTATATCCAATATCTTTCTTTAATCTTATTTTATTATCTTCTAAACAAATACATTCAGTTTTAACCAAAAGTTGAGAAGGGACAACAATTTTAGATTTAATATTTGTATTAGTAGAGAAAATACCTCTACCGATTTCCCCTTCCCTTAAACATACATTTTCAGCAATACCGCCAAGCTTACAAAACTCATACAGCAAGAGATCCCATTTCTCATCCATTTAGAAAAGAATATGCATAATACATAAAATACCACTACAAGAAAATTTTATAAATTAATTCTTGATTTTATTCCTTTCTGAAGTTGTCAAGAGGCTGAAATCACAAATAATTCATATTTACATGTCCTGAACAGCCTAAAAATCACTTTAGAAAGAATGCGAAGGAATTTCTTAATCATTTTTTATACAATAAAAGAATGTTAGCGAGGTCCGATCTTAACCTTGACTACTGGTAATAAATACTTGCTAATAAAAACGACTAATGTTAATTTAAATTATATAAAAAGTATCATTTTTAAATATTGAAAAAATTTGATCATCCTTGGAAGAATAATTTCATAGAAAGAAGTAACAATATTACTATTCCCTACGATGGTTGGAATTATTCTATAAATTTTGATAGTAAATATTTTTCTACTATTGACAATAAAAGACGAAAAAAATCCTATCAATATCAGTCCGAACCTAAAGATTTAAATCTTGAATTATTAGAGCTAGAAAATAAGAATAAAGCTACTAGTTTATGCCTAGAGTCAGTAAATCACTCTCAAATAGCAATAATTGGATGCGGACCTGTAGGGATGGCTGCTAGTTTATGGCTCAAAAAGGCTTACCCTAAAAAAGAAATTACTATTTATGAAACGAGAGTTGATTTGAAATCTAATAAGATTAAACCTTTCTCCAGAAGGTGGCTAACTTATGTAAAATTAGATTTATTAGAACCTATTTTAAATCTTGAAGATGTATCACTTATAAAAAGAATTGGTTTGTATAATTGTATAGGAATTGATATAAGAAATTTGGAATATGCTTTATTAAGAGCAATAAATAAGCAAGAGATTAGTATTTGTCAGATGAATAACAAAATTCCAAAACCAGAGATTCTTCTAGATGCATCTGGTGGACGATTTATGCAATACAATCAATCAAAGATAATTGGGAAAAAAAGTTTGAATATAATATC is a genomic window containing:
- a CDS encoding tetratricopeptide repeat protein; its protein translation is MKDIILINSFFLMQINVTERKSDQKQEGSEGKIFPVPFALEGIKENITITTNTFSKLSKEEIIEQALQKGVAAHKEGKLQEAERIYRAILQSQPFNPRANHNLGVLAVSENKSDAALPLFKIALEANPKIEQFWLSYIDTLIKENQDEVAKQVIEQAKKEGVAEEKLNSLKNQLKPTDTDLKQLLLFYQNGQFDKAEKLAISLVERFPNHPFSWKVLGALLKQTGRIIESLVPTQKSAELAPKDADAHSNLGVTLQELGRWEEAEASYRQAIALKPDFPVAISNLGVTLKELGRLEEAEITFKHALALNPNFVDAQGNLGNTLKELGRFEEAEASYRQAIALKPDFATAHFNLANTLQELGKWEKAKSSYKQSIALKPDYATAHFNLANTLKNLGNLEEAEASYRQAIALKPDFATAHFNLANMLQELGRLEEAEASYNQAIAFKPDYAEAQGNLAILFEDLGKFEESVAMEQQAFTNRTGIRPVGDVALAPATTGIFFEITNRCNFHCTFCPSDSQKRHLGSMELELVKQLYEENAEKKFAEYVHLHLMGEPTLHPDLIKILRFGSSKKVKTNLTTNISTLSTKNVSKILDELYGSLCASHMTPTKETYYLRGKVGISWDQYINNLRSLVREYMKRLSTGSAIKNNIVIRVMVTQNTSSNVSLIKTSKEASAILKEWNDFVAEVEHQLGMAQFKRKDHNDNDLVRGNQHQSTFYSLQRGIQLEFRRAHTFANTRANDDLEFKATKETYCSNPFKEVGVLWNGDVTLCSLDHDGQLKVGNVRDSSIETVIQSEAAQKLRASMLGDAPLPSICQTCQERACKTNNP
- a CDS encoding tetratricopeptide repeat protein; protein product: MEKASKEEKINIDVSEVKLFSVPFSLVEVKKDISISTNSSIKPSEKELIDQAFKYHSKGNISEAAKYYQDFINQGFKDHNVFSNYASILKSLGKFKEAEISIRKAIELKPDFANAHSNLGNILSELGKFKEAEISQRKAIGLKPDLVNAHFNLGNILSQLGNSKEAQISIQNAIELKPNFAEAHYNLGNILCDLGRFKEAEMSTRKAIELKPDMAEAHYNLGNILTEFGKFKEAEISIRKAIELKPNLADAYTTLAEIFRRLGRSKEAIDCSEKTLEIRPWSIKGLYGLDHTCEIKPIS